Proteins co-encoded in one Candidatus Saccharibacteria bacterium genomic window:
- a CDS encoding transglycosylase family protein codes for MAAKTKSRIGKNKLTITKRNKFLLLGLVFVFVGVGVFIITQIYAAGTPVFNTNPDYWRSRIARCESGGNYQASNGTNFGAYQFDYGTWKGAVGPDLAAQYPDPRQAPPAVQDQAFNNTFARRGTQPWNASYRCWISGADVPASTNDNTLNPSSQIAAVSASSPPPNPFVVTSGSYNVVVNGRVTLNNEPVKGVTLNTCSGDRNVVTGDDGRFSFGIPVNNSFCLRVVAGAPEGATLARVNNVVEHAKAVSYEAQRAGVDCYHSVWCLLDPAYTWDRAYDGGYNFFYTK; via the coding sequence ATGGCTGCCAAAACCAAGTCCCGAATCGGCAAAAACAAACTTACCATTACCAAACGCAACAAGTTTCTGTTGCTCGGTTTAGTTTTTGTATTTGTGGGTGTTGGCGTATTTATAATTACTCAAATATATGCAGCCGGAACTCCAGTTTTTAACACCAACCCAGACTACTGGCGTTCAAGAATCGCTCGTTGTGAATCTGGAGGCAACTACCAGGCCAGCAATGGCACCAACTTTGGCGCTTATCAGTTTGACTATGGCACATGGAAAGGTGCAGTTGGCCCCGACTTGGCAGCTCAATACCCCGATCCACGTCAAGCCCCACCGGCTGTGCAAGACCAGGCATTTAACAACACCTTTGCCAGGCGCGGCACTCAGCCCTGGAATGCCAGCTATCGTTGCTGGATAAGCGGCGCCGATGTGCCTGCCAGCACCAACGACAACACGCTTAACCCGTCTTCTCAAATTGCGGCCGTGTCGGCATCATCTCCGCCACCCAACCCCTTCGTGGTTACCTCTGGTAGCTACAACGTAGTTGTTAACGGCCGGGTAACCCTTAATAATGAACCTGTTAAGGGGGTTACCCTAAACACCTGTAGCGGTGATCGTAATGTAGTAACTGGTGATGATGGGCGCTTTAGCTTTGGCATTCCAGTTAATAATTCATTTTGTTTGCGTGTAGTCGCTGGCGCCCCAGAGGGCGCAACCTTGGCGCGTGTTAATAACGTAGTGGAACACGCTAAGGCCGTGAGCTATGAGGCCCAACGGGCCGGTGTTGATTGCTACCATAGTGTGTGGTGTTTGCTAGACCCAGCTTACACCTGGGATCGAGCTTACGACGGCGGCTATAACTTCTTCTATACAAAATAG
- a CDS encoding winged helix-turn-helix transcriptional regulator, giving the protein MKKNELKKELKNKEAILACAREFNMVGDPTRLKICYLLCRHKELSVGEITEVVGVSVSAVSHTLRKLQKANMVESRREFRTVYYKLKKSPVVEVMKERITHYENI; this is encoded by the coding sequence ATGAAAAAGAACGAACTCAAAAAGGAACTCAAGAATAAGGAAGCAATTCTCGCGTGTGCGCGAGAATTTAACATGGTCGGCGATCCAACACGCCTGAAAATTTGTTATCTCTTGTGCCGCCACAAAGAACTTTCGGTCGGTGAGATTACCGAAGTCGTCGGCGTTTCGGTTTCTGCCGTTTCTCATACGCTTCGTAAGCTCCAAAAAGCGAATATGGTTGAAAGCCGCCGCGAATTCCGCACCGTTTATTATAAACTTAAGAAATCACCTGTCGTCGAGGTGATGAAAGAAAGAATCACCCATTATGAAAACATTTGA
- a CDS encoding SDR family oxidoreductase has product MSESRRIDSILITGASRGIGFAMACATAPMADAIFLHARTDRALDAISKRLDELAPECKQFRVSADLADEGSPRAIADAVATHRDQLDVLVLNGGIYLDGDAVDGASDDFLTQLRVNLLANMDIAHCMLPLLKRGTRRRIVITGSTAGFEPYPGGAHYGITKWGLRGFAQNLRKELVGENIGVTHLAAGATATDMWADEELPEGRLLDPDDHGILLAAVLSLSPQAVVEEISIRSMLGDPH; this is encoded by the coding sequence ATGAGTGAGAGCAGGCGAATTGACTCTATATTGATCACCGGCGCGTCGCGGGGAATCGGCTTCGCGATGGCATGTGCGACGGCGCCGATGGCCGACGCGATATTTCTTCATGCGCGTACCGATCGAGCGTTGGACGCAATAAGCAAGCGGCTGGACGAGCTGGCCCCAGAATGCAAGCAATTTCGCGTATCCGCGGACCTAGCCGACGAAGGAAGCCCTCGCGCGATCGCAGACGCCGTGGCGACCCATCGTGACCAACTCGACGTGCTCGTGCTAAATGGCGGGATCTACCTGGACGGTGACGCGGTAGACGGCGCGAGCGACGATTTTCTGACTCAACTCCGCGTGAATCTACTGGCGAACATGGACATCGCGCACTGCATGCTCCCGCTTCTGAAGCGTGGGACGCGGAGGAGGATAGTGATAACGGGCTCCACCGCAGGCTTCGAGCCCTATCCGGGAGGTGCGCACTATGGGATCACGAAATGGGGGCTGCGGGGATTTGCTCAGAACCTTCGAAAAGAGCTTGTCGGAGAGAACATCGGTGTAACGCATCTTGCGGCGGGTGCGACGGCGACAGACATGTGGGCAGACGAGGAACTCCCGGAAGGGCGCCTTCTCGATCCGGATGACCATGGCATACTGCTGGCTGCCGTCCTCAGCCTCTCGCCTCAGGCAGTGGTGGAGGAGATCTCGATCCGGTCGATGCTTGGCGATCCGCACTAG
- a CDS encoding recombinase family protein has protein sequence MNEKYYLYARKSTDVEDKQVLSIEAQLVELREYAKRESLHIAAEFVEKKSAKTTGRPIFGKLLAEIEQNGGNILAWHPDRLARNSVDGGQIVYLLDSGQLGTLKFPSFWFENTSQGKFMLSIAFGQSKYYVDNLSENTKRGLRQKVRRGERPGLAPVGYINDVRTKTVVVDKRRSPIVIEAFGLYAKGNQRLEDIASFLASKGILTKSGKQFPKDKIKRMLTNPFYYGHFRYFGEIHEGKHTAIISKKLFDEVQATLAKRGRPQKGATAPQIFCGLLRCATCNLAITAEKKVKHQKNGNIHEYVYYRCTRKHKTIRCTEPAVTEPELATQLTDILHSYAIPKSWAEQLETMLAADEKKANQSSGVFVANAQTRLASLQGKLQRLLDGYLDQDIEQSVYRAKQAELMSEKKSLEEQVSKFTLASNSWVEPMRQWLKQAYDLNGIAESGEHSAIKSAFLEMDGLKLFLKTKKAQPTAAPNTFPPKNIWLLLRKAKENTARMSGNSEKSFLMVPRRGLEPPRA, from the coding sequence ATGAACGAAAAATATTATTTATACGCCAGAAAATCTACTGACGTAGAGGACAAACAAGTTTTGTCTATTGAGGCGCAACTCGTTGAGTTGCGAGAATACGCCAAGCGAGAGAGTTTGCATATTGCCGCCGAGTTTGTGGAGAAAAAGTCCGCCAAGACAACGGGCAGACCCATATTCGGCAAGTTGTTAGCTGAAATAGAGCAAAATGGCGGCAATATTCTGGCGTGGCACCCAGATAGACTGGCTAGAAATAGTGTGGACGGTGGACAGATTGTCTATTTACTAGACAGCGGACAACTCGGCACACTCAAGTTCCCCTCTTTTTGGTTTGAGAATACTTCTCAAGGCAAGTTTATGTTGTCCATAGCGTTTGGACAGTCAAAGTATTATGTAGACAATCTGTCCGAAAACACCAAAAGAGGTTTGCGCCAAAAGGTGCGGCGGGGCGAACGCCCCGGCCTTGCACCTGTCGGTTACATCAACGATGTACGCACAAAAACAGTTGTCGTAGACAAACGGCGTTCGCCTATTGTCATTGAGGCTTTTGGGTTGTACGCAAAAGGCAATCAACGGCTTGAGGATATTGCGAGCTTTCTTGCTAGTAAAGGAATACTAACCAAATCTGGCAAGCAATTCCCCAAAGACAAAATTAAGCGTATGCTGACAAATCCGTTTTACTACGGACATTTCCGCTATTTTGGCGAGATACACGAGGGCAAACATACAGCCATAATTTCCAAGAAACTGTTTGACGAGGTGCAAGCTACGCTTGCCAAGCGTGGACGACCACAAAAAGGCGCAACTGCTCCACAGATTTTCTGTGGCTTGCTGCGTTGTGCAACCTGCAATCTAGCCATAACTGCCGAAAAGAAAGTAAAACATCAAAAGAACGGCAATATTCACGAATACGTGTACTACCGTTGCACAAGAAAGCACAAAACAATCCGTTGCACCGAGCCAGCAGTAACCGAACCAGAACTAGCAACACAGCTCACAGACATTTTGCATAGCTACGCTATACCCAAAAGTTGGGCAGAACAACTAGAAACAATGCTTGCTGCTGATGAAAAGAAAGCTAACCAATCCTCTGGAGTGTTTGTGGCTAACGCACAAACACGACTTGCGAGCTTGCAGGGCAAGCTCCAGCGACTTTTAGACGGCTATTTAGACCAAGATATAGAGCAGAGTGTCTATCGGGCTAAACAAGCTGAGCTAATGTCCGAGAAAAAGTCGCTAGAGGAACAAGTCAGCAAGTTCACGCTTGCTAGTAATAGTTGGGTTGAACCTATGCGCCAGTGGCTCAAACAAGCGTATGACCTCAATGGAATTGCAGAGAGTGGCGAGCATAGTGCGATAAAGTCCGCTTTTCTTGAGATGGACGGATTGAAACTGTTTCTAAAAACCAAAAAGGCGCAGCCAACGGCTGCCCCAAATACGTTTCCCCCCAAGAACATATGGCTTCTGCTCCGCAAAGCCAAAGAAAATACCGCCCGAATGAGCGGCAATTCCGAAAAAAGTTTTCTAATGGTGCCGCGGAGAGGACTCGAACCTCCACGAGCGTAA
- the merA gene encoding mercury(II) reductase: MKTFDLIIIGGGAGAFAAAIRANELKAKTALVNAGLPLGGTCVNVGCVPSKTLLYAGEILHHAKHHGVTGVELEVKNFDFQKVVHDELSLVEKLRQEKYEKVLKSLEYVTAVEGKAKFISQNEVEVNGETLSAEKFIIAVGSTANVPPIEGIRETGFVTHIEALRLEKQPKELVVVGAGPLGLEFAQMFSRFGTKVTILHRGDSIFPHSEKALTDRLAEILSKEGITIKTNVEIKSVRKEGDKNVVSYQIGEAQEEVSADEILLAAGKTPNTQGLRLDVVSVEINKGQAVVVNQYFQTSNPKVFAVGDVTNGPLRLEPTAGREGTLAAENALKGTTLSIDYNAVPYTIFTDPQLAGVGFTEDEQMKQMGVCACRTVSFEDVPKAIIMRRTEGMIKMAIHPQTKQILGVHILAPNAGELIAEAMVLVKNKNTIDDVVNSLPMFPTLSEAIKIVALSFTKDISKLSCCI; encoded by the coding sequence ATGAAAACATTTGACCTTATCATTATCGGAGGCGGAGCCGGAGCATTCGCGGCGGCAATTCGTGCTAACGAACTTAAAGCGAAAACGGCTCTTGTGAATGCCGGGCTTCCACTCGGCGGCACCTGTGTCAATGTCGGGTGTGTTCCCTCAAAGACGCTTCTTTATGCTGGCGAAATTTTGCACCATGCCAAACATCACGGCGTTACTGGCGTTGAGCTTGAAGTGAAAAACTTTGATTTTCAAAAAGTCGTGCATGACGAGCTTTCGCTTGTGGAGAAATTGCGCCAAGAAAAATACGAAAAGGTGCTCAAAAGTTTAGAATATGTAACGGCAGTTGAGGGTAAGGCAAAGTTTATTTCTCAAAACGAGGTGGAAGTGAACGGCGAAACATTGAGTGCGGAAAAATTTATCATCGCCGTGGGCTCCACTGCCAATGTTCCGCCGATTGAGGGAATACGAGAGACGGGGTTTGTCACGCATATTGAGGCGTTGCGCCTAGAAAAGCAACCGAAAGAATTGGTTGTGGTCGGTGCAGGGCCGCTTGGCTTGGAATTTGCTCAAATGTTTTCTCGCTTTGGCACGAAAGTAACCATTTTACACCGCGGCGACTCAATTTTCCCGCACTCTGAAAAAGCACTCACTGATCGCCTCGCCGAAATACTCTCAAAGGAAGGAATAACAATCAAAACGAATGTTGAGATAAAAAGCGTGCGCAAAGAGGGCGATAAAAATGTTGTCTCGTATCAAATCGGCGAGGCACAAGAGGAAGTATCCGCTGACGAAATACTTTTGGCGGCAGGCAAAACGCCTAACACGCAAGGACTCCGTCTTGATGTTGTTAGTGTTGAAATAAATAAAGGTCAAGCGGTAGTCGTCAATCAGTATTTCCAAACATCCAATCCGAAAGTTTTTGCCGTTGGAGATGTTACCAATGGTCCTTTACGGCTTGAACCAACTGCCGGACGTGAGGGAACGCTTGCCGCAGAAAATGCGCTCAAAGGCACAACACTTTCGATTGATTACAATGCCGTGCCTTACACCATTTTTACCGACCCTCAGCTTGCCGGAGTTGGTTTCACCGAAGACGAGCAAATGAAGCAAATGGGCGTTTGCGCCTGCCGCACCGTTTCGTTTGAGGATGTGCCCAAAGCAATTATTATGCGGCGCACAGAAGGAATGATAAAAATGGCGATTCATCCGCAGACAAAACAAATTCTCGGCGTGCATATTCTCGCACCGAATGCTGGAGAACTCATCGCTGAAGCGATGGTATTGGTGAAGAACAAAAACACGATTGACGATGTGGTGAATTCTCTGCCGATGTTCCCAACACTTTCGGAGGCAATAAAAATCGTCGCACTTTCGTTTACAAAAGATATTTCTAAATTAAGTTGTTGTATATGA
- a CDS encoding LemA family protein, translating into MILWIVLILVVVVLVWLWATYNGLIKSRNRADEALSDITVQEKRRLDLIPNLVESVKGYAKHEKGVFEEVTKARSAVMNAPEGDLGKRAESDNMLSGALKSLFAVSENYPDLKANQNFMQLQEELVDTEDKIQASRRFYNGNVRDFNTKLQVFPTSLIGNMLGFKAKDLYDVADSEKEAVKKAPDVKF; encoded by the coding sequence ATGATTCTTTGGATTGTCTTAATTTTAGTCGTAGTGGTGCTAGTTTGGCTCTGGGCTACCTACAACGGCCTAATCAAATCGCGCAACCGGGCCGATGAGGCACTGAGCGACATTACTGTGCAAGAAAAGCGTCGCCTAGACCTTATTCCCAACCTGGTGGAGTCGGTAAAAGGCTACGCCAAGCACGAAAAAGGCGTATTCGAAGAGGTTACCAAAGCTCGTAGTGCAGTAATGAATGCTCCAGAGGGCGACCTGGGTAAACGAGCCGAGAGCGACAACATGCTTAGCGGGGCGCTTAAAAGCCTATTCGCAGTTAGCGAAAACTACCCAGACCTTAAAGCTAATCAGAATTTTATGCAGCTGCAAGAGGAGTTGGTCGATACTGAAGATAAAATTCAAGCCAGCCGCCGCTTTTACAACGGTAATGTGCGTGACTTTAATACCAAGTTACAGGTTTTTCCAACTAGCCTAATTGGTAACATGTTGGGTTTTAAGGCCAAAGATCTTTACGACGTAGCAGACAGCGAAAAAGAAGCTGTTAAGAAAGCCCCCGACGTAAAGTTCTAG
- a CDS encoding FAD-binding oxidoreductase yields the protein MKSPIKDLASQLSGEVTIAESARRYFSTDGSIFTVKPKMVIYPRNETDVVNVVKYLNWKAQEGEVINLTARGKGTDQGGGALGNGAMLVFPAHMKALKHIDKETITVQPGMIYAHLQGILHSHWRFLPPYPASIDFCTIGGAVANNAAGEKTLKYGSTRHWVKALRVVLSNGDVITTSRLNKKELRAKKAQSDFEGHLYREIDAMIEANQKLLHDHNLHVSKNSAGYDLWDVKRSDGSLDLSQLIVGSQGTLGVVSEATFYTEAYSSKTTLVVGYFESIHKAQEAVQHLMKLQPSALEVVDHHLLEFLQKNKPEQLAGLLPSEEIPRIVLLCEFDDSKPKAQAKKAKAASAIFKHYAHDQRLAVNKDQEDQLWRIRRGAAAVIWTVDGPKKALPIIEDGAVPVEKLGELLEEADKMFAKYKVEVAIWGHAGNGHLHIQPFLDLANLRDRAKLFALTNAFYKLVIKLGGTTCGEHNDGIMRAPYLKALYGADLYKLFEDVKNLFDPNNFLNNQVKIGVSHEDAVTKLRREYNMRHLHDHLPASYNH from the coding sequence ATGAAAAGCCCCATCAAAGATCTCGCTAGCCAATTAAGCGGTGAAGTTACAATAGCCGAGTCAGCTCGTCGCTACTTTTCTACCGATGGCAGCATATTTACTGTTAAACCAAAAATGGTCATTTATCCGCGCAATGAGACCGATGTGGTAAATGTGGTTAAGTATTTGAACTGGAAGGCTCAAGAAGGCGAGGTGATTAATCTAACCGCCCGTGGCAAAGGCACCGACCAAGGCGGCGGCGCTCTGGGCAATGGTGCCATGTTGGTGTTTCCGGCCCATATGAAGGCACTCAAACACATCGATAAAGAAACCATTACCGTGCAACCCGGCATGATTTACGCTCACCTGCAAGGAATCTTGCACAGCCACTGGCGTTTTTTACCGCCGTACCCTGCTAGCATAGATTTTTGTACTATTGGTGGGGCAGTGGCCAACAATGCGGCTGGCGAGAAGACCCTTAAGTACGGCTCTACTCGGCACTGGGTTAAGGCGTTGCGTGTAGTTTTGAGCAATGGCGATGTTATTACCACCAGTCGTTTAAACAAAAAAGAGCTAAGAGCCAAGAAAGCTCAAAGCGACTTCGAAGGCCATTTGTATCGCGAGATCGATGCTATGATCGAAGCCAACCAAAAACTGTTACACGATCACAACTTGCACGTTAGCAAAAACTCTGCCGGTTACGATCTGTGGGACGTTAAACGTTCAGATGGTAGCCTTGACTTAAGTCAATTAATTGTCGGCTCCCAAGGCACGCTGGGGGTTGTGTCCGAAGCCACTTTTTATACCGAGGCCTACTCATCCAAAACCACCCTCGTGGTCGGTTATTTTGAAAGCATTCATAAGGCCCAAGAGGCTGTTCAGCACCTAATGAAGTTACAGCCCAGTGCGCTCGAGGTGGTGGATCATCACTTATTGGAGTTTTTGCAAAAAAACAAGCCCGAGCAGCTCGCAGGCTTACTGCCGAGCGAAGAGATCCCCCGAATTGTGCTGCTGTGTGAATTTGACGACTCTAAGCCAAAAGCCCAAGCCAAAAAGGCCAAAGCAGCCAGCGCCATATTCAAACACTATGCCCACGATCAACGCCTAGCAGTCAACAAAGATCAAGAAGACCAGCTGTGGCGCATCCGCCGGGGAGCGGCGGCCGTAATTTGGACCGTCGATGGGCCCAAAAAAGCCTTGCCAATTATCGAAGACGGTGCCGTGCCGGTCGAAAAACTAGGCGAGTTGCTAGAAGAAGCCGACAAGATGTTCGCCAAGTACAAGGTCGAAGTAGCTATTTGGGGTCATGCGGGCAATGGCCACCTGCATATTCAGCCGTTTCTGGACCTGGCCAACTTGCGTGATCGTGCCAAACTGTTTGCGCTTACTAATGCCTTTTACAAATTAGTCATTAAACTTGGCGGCACCACATGCGGTGAACACAACGACGGCATTATGCGCGCGCCGTATTTAAAAGCTCTTTATGGTGCTGATCTGTACAAACTTTTCGAAGACGTTAAAAACTTGTTCGACCCCAACAACTTTTTGAACAATCAAGTGAAAATTGGTGTTAGCCACGAAGACGCTGTAACCAAACTGCGCCGTGAATACAACATGCGTCATTTGCACGACCATCTGCCAGCTAGCTACAACCACTAG
- a CDS encoding class I SAM-dependent methyltransferase: MTVPGLGANAFDAGYAETRRTDPRLREIVDRLLGGTDSVVNVGCGSGSYEPPDKFVIGLDPSRTMLSQRGGGISVRAVAEDLPLRSKSVSGVLAVHTLHHWKDWRLGLDEVCRVGVSRVVIITQDPDCEYDFWLERQYLPQLLDEDWSNFPAIGEITEYLNDGSVRPFPLPWDFEDGIYEAFWRRPQQYLNPRVRRNISAFARIGDRDLATAMQRLENDITTGRWSEQNADLVTAPEKDYGYVVISGTPR; encoded by the coding sequence ATGACTGTTCCAGGCTTGGGGGCGAATGCCTTCGACGCGGGATACGCAGAGACGAGAAGGACTGATCCTCGTCTACGCGAAATCGTGGATCGACTTCTAGGTGGAACCGACTCGGTTGTAAACGTCGGATGCGGTAGCGGTTCGTACGAGCCGCCGGACAAGTTCGTCATCGGTCTTGACCCATCGAGAACGATGCTTTCGCAGCGAGGGGGCGGTATCTCAGTGCGAGCCGTTGCTGAAGACCTCCCACTACGATCAAAGTCCGTGAGTGGAGTGCTCGCGGTTCACACATTGCATCATTGGAAGGACTGGCGACTGGGCTTGGACGAAGTCTGTCGCGTTGGTGTTTCGAGGGTGGTGATCATCACCCAAGATCCTGATTGCGAGTACGACTTTTGGCTTGAACGACAGTACCTTCCTCAACTGCTTGACGAGGACTGGTCGAACTTTCCTGCTATCGGAGAGATAACCGAGTATCTGAATGATGGTTCGGTGCGTCCGTTCCCACTTCCGTGGGACTTTGAGGACGGTATATACGAAGCATTCTGGCGACGCCCTCAGCAGTATCTCAATCCCCGGGTACGCCGGAACATCTCGGCCTTCGCGCGCATCGGTGACCGTGACCTCGCGACCGCAATGCAACGACTTGAGAACGACATCACTACCGGCCGATGGTCTGAGCAGAATGCCGACCTCGTGACCGCGCCTGAGAAGGACTATGGGTATGTCGTCATCTCCGGCACTCCGCGTTGA
- a CDS encoding bifunctional 5,10-methylenetetrahydrofolate dehydrogenase/5,10-methenyltetrahydrofolate cyclohydrolase, whose amino-acid sequence MTKIIDGRKIAQKVYKDLKPRVEKLAKAGVQPKLVIIGVNPDEPSKVYIRMKQRRAGELDIATEYLDLSSQSPAECEKIVAGLAEDLKVHGIIAQLPFNGWGSAQELLDHIPAEKDVDGLSSTSQELLKTDKAPLVPATPKSILELLRREDIELKGKHIVIVGRGQLVGKPLHDILASESQDVTVAHRQTEDFSGTLQKADVIISAAGKAGLVTGDMVKKGAVVIDAGTMDVGGELKGDVDFSSVKEKASYISPVPGGVGPVTVAMLLENVVEAAENLSSPQ is encoded by the coding sequence ATGACCAAAATCATAGATGGCCGCAAGATCGCCCAAAAAGTTTATAAAGACCTTAAGCCTCGTGTAGAAAAGCTAGCAAAAGCCGGGGTGCAGCCCAAGCTAGTTATTATTGGCGTTAATCCCGACGAACCTTCGAAAGTTTATATTCGCATGAAGCAACGCCGGGCTGGCGAGCTCGACATAGCTACCGAGTACTTAGACTTGAGCAGTCAATCGCCAGCTGAGTGCGAAAAGATTGTAGCTGGGCTTGCTGAAGACCTAAAAGTTCATGGCATAATTGCCCAGCTGCCCTTTAATGGTTGGGGCAGTGCTCAAGAGCTGCTCGACCACATACCGGCCGAAAAGGATGTGGATGGGCTGAGCAGCACCAGCCAGGAGTTGTTAAAAACCGACAAAGCCCCGCTAGTGCCAGCTACTCCCAAGTCTATTCTGGAACTCTTGCGCCGAGAGGATATTGAATTAAAGGGCAAACACATCGTTATTGTTGGTCGCGGCCAGTTGGTGGGCAAACCACTGCACGATATTTTAGCCAGCGAAAGCCAAGATGTAACTGTAGCCCACCGACAAACCGAAGATTTTAGCGGCACCCTGCAAAAAGCCGATGTTATTATCTCTGCCGCCGGCAAAGCTGGCCTAGTTACGGGCGATATGGTTAAGAAGGGGGCGGTTGTGATAGATGCCGGCACCATGGATGTGGGCGGTGAACTAAAGGGTGACGTTGATTTTAGCAGTGTGAAAGAAAAAGCCAGCTACATCTCGCCAGTCCCTGGCGGTGTGGGGCCGGTTACGGTGGCTATGCTGCTGGAGAATGTGGTTGAGGCAGCTGAGAACTTAAGTAGTCCTCAATAA
- a CDS encoding methyltransferase, with amino-acid sequence MLQKFSKEIFSDPDVHHMSIPEFVAEHMANRLNNYDSAVELCSGVGMLCVILAKQINHVTGIDINADRINMSQKNAELYGVSKKTGFVLGDVLAPELLKKQSAEVVILDPDWREGGPKGEFPPLLEKTNPSSKTLFDLAKRWIAPNIVIRAPKTIPVDEFNKYGACEIENVIWDGSLKFKIAYYTPNMEQTIEKEVVFEG; translated from the coding sequence ATGTTGCAAAAATTCAGTAAAGAGATATTTTCCGATCCAGATGTTCACCACATGAGTATCCCGGAGTTTGTAGCCGAACACATGGCAAATAGGCTTAATAACTACGACTCTGCTGTTGAGTTATGCTCTGGAGTGGGCATGCTCTGTGTAATCCTGGCCAAGCAGATTAATCATGTAACGGGTATAGATATCAATGCCGATCGCATTAATATGTCTCAAAAGAATGCCGAACTATACGGCGTAAGCAAAAAAACTGGATTCGTCTTGGGCGATGTCTTAGCCCCAGAGCTTCTAAAGAAGCAATCCGCCGAAGTTGTGATTCTAGATCCTGACTGGAGGGAAGGTGGACCAAAGGGGGAGTTCCCGCCACTTTTAGAAAAAACCAACCCCAGCTCAAAAACACTGTTTGATCTAGCGAAACGATGGATAGCACCAAATATTGTAATTCGTGCACCAAAAACTATTCCGGTTGATGAATTTAACAAATATGGCGCTTGTGAAATTGAGAACGTTATCTGGGACGGGAGTCTTAAGTTTAAGATTGCATACTACACGCCAAACATGGAACAAACTATCGAGAAAGAGGTAGTCTTTGAAGGATGA
- a CDS encoding HAD-IB family phosphatase, whose amino-acid sequence MKDEQTKLIFFDLDGTLTDGCEFVFGHVWDYFNLDHELSKKLIADFNAGRLSYEDWVKEDIRIFKEAGVTRDEMIRSFGKIYVTKGAHEVLGVLKGENYKIFVVSGGIDLVIYHLFPHWQEIFEDIFINKYIFDPQGSIADAIPTPYDFEHKATCIRDMAKKYGVNIDQTVFVGDNHNDIHAAIAAGTSVAFNCKSDQLVQVATHHVESNDLRDILPYC is encoded by the coding sequence TTGAAGGATGAGCAAACGAAGTTAATTTTTTTTGATCTGGACGGCACCCTTACTGACGGTTGTGAGTTTGTGTTTGGCCACGTCTGGGATTACTTTAATCTTGACCACGAATTAAGCAAAAAACTTATCGCCGACTTCAATGCTGGGCGATTAAGTTATGAGGATTGGGTCAAAGAAGATATCAGAATTTTTAAGGAAGCAGGTGTGACTAGAGACGAGATGATTAGGTCGTTTGGTAAGATTTACGTCACTAAAGGTGCCCACGAAGTTTTAGGTGTACTTAAGGGAGAAAACTATAAGATTTTTGTTGTCTCGGGCGGTATTGATCTGGTCATTTATCATTTATTTCCGCACTGGCAGGAGATATTCGAAGACATCTTTATTAACAAGTACATTTTTGACCCGCAAGGAAGCATAGCCGATGCGATCCCCACGCCTTATGATTTTGAGCACAAAGCCACTTGTATACGCGACATGGCCAAGAAGTATGGGGTTAACATCGATCAAACAGTTTTTGTGGGCGACAATCACAACGATATTCACGCAGCAATAGCAGCCGGCACCTCAGTTGCCTTTAACTGCAAGTCTGATCAGCTGGTTCAGGTGGCAACTCATCATGTTGAATCGAATGACCTGCGCGACATTCTGCCTTACTGCTGA